In Halothermothrix orenii H 168, the sequence TTAACTTTATTTTCAACCTGTCCTTCTAACGATATTTCCCTTTTTATGACTGATTTTATCATTCCATAACCCATCCAGAGTAAAATACTACCTCCGATAAGGCCCAGAGCTGAAGTAAATATCTGGTTTGAAAATAGGTTATTAAGCCCCAATAATAATAACACAATCAATATAAGTTCCAAAATGGCGTGACCCACAATTAAAAGAGGACCTGCTTTAAAACCTTTCCTCAAACTTCCGTTGATAACATAAGTCAGTAAAGGTCCTGGCATCATAGCTCCGGAAAAACCAATAATAAATGCAGATACAAAAAGTGCCCCAACTGACATATAACTATCACCCTGCCTTTGTATTTAAATTTTAAGAAAAACTTTAATCTGTAAATTTAGAAAAAACTACCATTAGTTCATCGATAATTTTTTCACCCTCATCGTCTTTTATAGCCCGCTGCACACAACCATGGGTGTGTTCATCTAAAACCATTAACCCGACTTTCTTTAAAGCACCTCTTACGGCAACTACCTGTGTTAATATATCAACACAGTACTTGTCCTGTTCTATCATTTTTTGTATACCCCTGACCTGCCCCTCGATTCGCCTTAACCTGTTCAATAAATCTTTTTTTGTTTCATCATTTATAGAATTCATGAAGACACCCTCCCTTATTTATTCTACAATCTCACTGACCCGGGGGTGGTATTTACGATTAAAACTTAAAAATTTGTCTACCACTTTCAGAAGATAAAATGACAAAATGAAAAAGATAATTGAACCAATCACACCAGCGGCTTCAGAAGGTTTAAAACCCAGGGCTTTAACCAGGGAAAAGGTTATAAAATAACCTGCTATAAGAGATATAATAGGTAAAAGATATACCAGCATTGAAGCGACCACGAGAGGCTGTTCTCCCATTTCCAGTTTTACAACCTGACCCTCTTTAGCCCCGACTGTGTTATCTACCTCTACTTCTATTTCATCCACTTCATGGGCTCCAGCAAGACCACATTTATGACCACACTTACTGCAGGCTGACCTGCGGATAATCTTTACAGTAAGTTTATCACCTTCAGTCTTGATTACCTTTCCGAGCTCTTCCAATCTAGATACCCCCATATAGTATTTTTATTTAACTTATCACTGTAGAGTTGATTTGTCAAGTTATTTATATTGAAGAACACATAATAAAACCCACCAGTAAGGCGGGCTTAAAAAATTATTTCACTTTATATCCGGCTTTTTTTATAGCTCTTTTCAGACTATCAATTCCTGTTTTTTCTTCACATAAAACCTTAACCTCACCCGTGGTTAAATCAGTATCAACATGTTCAACACCTTCAACTTCCTTCAGTGCTTTCTCAACATTATCCCTACAATTATCACACTTCATCCCTTCAACTTTAAGGACAATTTTTTTATCCTCCACTCTATCAGCCCCTTCCTAATAATTTTAGGATTTGTAAAGTTCTCTTTTTTTAATCTAAACTAAATTAAAAAATTAATGTAATAACCCCCAGATAATAATCTTCAGTAATTATAATCAACTAATCCACTTAACTTTCTTTTTTAAAAATACTGTAAAGACTACACCCATCACACTCTGAACACCTTGTAATCAGTAACCCATTGCAGCGAGGGCATTTTATCAAAGAATTATCATCAGTTTTGTAACCGCAATGGGGGCATTTATTTGTCCCCGATATTGGGCATCCCATCTATACCACCTCACTTATAATATATAGGCAATAAGCCCCCCGACTCCAAAGGCTGTAACCCAGCTCCCAAGCCAGATAAGAACAGCTTCTTTCCAGTTTCTCTCCTTTATCATAATCATCATGGCTGCAATACAGGGTACAAAAAGGGTTAGAGTAATTAAGGCTACCAGTGTCTGATCAGAACTGAGACTCATACTGTTTAACCCCGCTGCCCCAAAGTCTCTCCTGACAATCCCCATAATAAAAGCGGTGGCAGATTCAGGGGGCAACTTCAATAGACCTTCTGTAACTGGAGCTACCATATTTTGAATGGCAGGAAGAGTTCCTGTTGTCTGTAATAAAGTAATGACGATTGAACCCAGCACAAATATGGGACCAGCCTCTTTTATAAAAGACTTTGATTTGACCAGGGTCTTTTTTAGGACATTTTTAATTATTGGAACCCTTAAAGGGGGTAAGTCTATCAGTAAATCAGTTGATTTTCCAGGTAATACTTTATTTAAAGCCGTTCCTGCTATTACATAAACAACCGTAATAGTTGCAATATATGTTAACAGATAATTGAATCCAAGAGGCGCTATCAGACCGGCAATTACACCCAGCTGTGCTGAACAGGGAATAGCCAGACCCAGCAAAAATATAGCAATTATCCTCTCCCGTCTGGACCCAAGGAGTCTGGTAGTTATGGTAGCCATGGTGACACATCCAAAACCGAGAAGCATTGGTATTATCGCCCGGCCATTTAACCCCAGGTAATTCAGAACCCTGTCTACCAGAACAGCAATCCGGGGCATATATCCCGAATCCTCAAGGATTGAAAGAAATAAGTAAAAACCAACCACAAGGGGCAATAATAATCCAAAGATATAGGTTACAGCCATAGTCAGAACACCAAATTCACCTATCAACAGCTGCCCCAGAAAAGAAGACGGTTCAATAAACCGGGATATAAATTCTATAATAAAAGGCTCATAGATACCAAGAAAAAGAATCTCTTCCGTAAAGCCAACCACCGTCTGGGCAACAAACACCCCGATCAACTGGTAAAGGGCATATAATGTTAAAAATAATAGCGGTATTCCACCTAAAGGGTTTAGCATTATACTTCCCAGTTTCTCCTTAAACCCGGGAGCTTTTTCTTTCTTACTTACTGTCTGTCTAATAATTTCATTAACTCTTTCTCTTCTCCTGGTATAGATTTCTTCCCGATAATCAAGTGCTTTAACCCCGTACATTTGCGATACATATGGATCCCCTTCCAGGACAAGCAAAGCAGCCTGTCTGCCTATTTTGTCACTTAAATCATATAATAAATTTTTTAACCTTAAATTATCATCAAGTGTTGTGTGACCCCTGGTTGCCCTGTCTATAGATTCTTTGACTTCATCAAGCCCTGAGCCATTTATGGCAACAGTAGGGATCACCGGAACTCCCAGTTCTTTAGATAAAGCTTTCACATCTATGTTAAGGCCATTCTTGATAGCCTCATCCATCATATTCAGGGCTACAATAACTGGAATGTTCATATCTATTATCTGCTGGGTCAAAAATAAATCCCGTTCCAGATGAAGGGCATCAACTATGTTTACCACTATGTCGGCTGACAGAATTACATCCCGGGCTACCCTTTCTTCATCATTAAAGGATGAAACCCCGTAGACACCAGGAGTATCAATTATGACATAATCTTTATACTTGCCTGTACTTATGTCAAGGGTTGTACCAGGGTAATTGGAAACACTGACATATATTCCAGTAAATGCATTAAAAAAAATGGACTTCCCGACATTGGGGTTTCCTACTAAAACTATTTTTTTATCATTTTCAGGTATAGGTATTTTATGGCTTATATCACAGCAATCCATACTATCACCCTTCCTGTTTTTTTACCCTTATCTCCTGGGCTAATCTTCTTCCAATTGCTATCTCCTGCATATTGCATTTAAGGACTACAGGGCCACCCGGTACCTTTTCGCCACAGATAAGCCGGGCCCCTTCTGATATTCCAAACCTCAAAGCCTGAGCCCTTATTTTTTTATCAGGAATTTTAACTATTTTAAACTTATCCCCTCTCCTGACATCAGCAAGTGTCAACTTCATCCCCCCCTCTGTTAATTGATAATCATTTTCAATTAAACCCAAAAAATTAAAGGTTTAGTATTTAAGTTTCTATAATAATTATAACTATCTTTATCTGTTTTGTCAACTTTATAAAATGGGAAACACATTTTGACAAAAAAATTCATATATTATATTAACCTTTTTTAATACCCCCATTTAACCAATCCCCTCCAGACATTGAAGCCAGGAGATTTACTCACCTGGCTTCTTGTTTGTTATAAGAAAATAATCACCATTATAATCAATTAAATTGATTAAACATATTAAATGTATTAACCATATTAAATAAAACATTTTCCCTCTATAAACAAAAAGCTCCTCCGGTTACGGAGGAGCTTATATCTTCCTTAAAATTCAAAGCTCATGTAATTACTTTACTACTATATTAACCAGCTTTTTCGGTATAATTATAGTCTTAACAATCTCTTTACCTTCAGTATATTTTTGAATTCGAGGAAGTTCAAGTACTTGTTCTTTTAATTTATCCTCATCTATATCGGCAGAAACCTGTAGTTTATCCCTTACTTTACCATTTACCTGAACTACAATGGTTACCTCATCTTTTTTCAGAGCCTTTTCTTCATATCCAGGCCACTTTTGAATATGAATACTCTCATCATTACCAAGCTCACTCCATAGTTCTTCAGTCATATGGGGAGCGAAGGGAGCCAGAATTAATAGCATCTTTTCTATTATATCTTTAATCAATGTATAGTTAACCTTTTCTACTCCGTTAAGATACTGATAGGTAGCATTGGTCAACTCCATAATAGCACTGATGGCTGTATTAAAATTTAACCTCTCTCCAATATCTTCAGTAACTCTTTTTATCGTTACATGGAGATTCCGGTAAAGATCTTTTTCATTTTTATTAAAAGAATTAACATCCAGGGATGCCTGGTCTGTATTCTTTATTTCCTTTATATTGTCGGCAACCAGGCGCCAGACCCTGTTTAAAAACCTTTCAGCCCCTTCTACACCCCGGTCACTCCATTCAAGGTCTTTTTCCGGTGGAGCGGCAAACAGAATAAATAACCTGGCAGTATCAGCCCCAAAACGATCCAGAATATCTTCAGGATCAACTACATTACCTTTAGATTTGGACATTTTGGCTCCATCTTTCAATACCATTCCCTGAGCCAGCCAGTTGGTAAAAGGCTCCACTGAATCTATCATATCCATATCATAGATGACTTTAGTAAAGAACCGGGCATAAAGAAGGTGCAGAATTGCATGTTCTATACCACCTATATATTGATCTACCGGGAACCACTTTTTAGCATTTTCTTTGCTGAAAGGAAGTTTATCGTTTTTGGGATCAGTATACCTCAGGAAGTACCATGAAGAATCCACAAAAGTATCCATGGTATCAGTTTCACGTCTGGCTTTACCCCCACATACAGGACACGTTGTGTTTACAAATTCATCAACTTTGGCCAGTGGTGATTCTCCGGTCGGACTAAATTCTACGTCTCTAGGTAAAACAACCGGGAGCTCTTCTTCCGGAACAGGCACTGTACCACATTTTTCACAATAAACAATAGGAATAGGGGTTCCCCAGTAACGCTGTCTGGAAATCAACCAGTCCCTTAAACGATAATTTACTTCTCTCTTACCAATACCCTCTTTTTCCATATCTTCAGCCATCACATCAAAGGCTTCTTTAACCGTCAGACCATTGTACTTATCTGAATTAATCAGATGCCCGGAGCCTTCGTAAGCCTCATTGAGATCGGTATCTTTCAACTCCTCTTCCCTTTCTTCAGGCTGGATTACAACCCTGATGGGAAGGTCATACTTGCGGGCAAAATCAAAATCCCGCTGGTCATGGGCAGGAACAGCCATTATGGCACCGGTACCATACCCCATCAAAACATAATTGGCGATCATAATCGGTATTTCTTCTCCGGTCATGGGGTTGATAGCATAGGCACCGGTAAACAAACCTTCTTTTTCTGACTCCGGAGACGTTCTCTCCATTTCTTTTTGTTTTTTAACCCTGTCTATGAATTGACGGACTTCCTTCTCCTTTTCGGTTCCGGAAATTAATTTTTCCACAAGGGGATGCTCCGGAGCCAGTACCATATAAGTAGCCCCGAAAATAGTATCTGGTCTGGTCGTGAAAACTTCAATTTCTTCACTGCTTCCCTTTACGGGGAACTTAATCCTCATACCTTCACTGCGTCCAATCCAGTTTCTCTGCATTATTTTAACCTTTTCTGGCCAGTTCTGTAACAGTTTGTGGTCTTCAAGCAACCTTTCTGCATAATTCGTTATCTTAAAAAACCACTGCTCCAGTTCCTTTTCTTCAACTTCAGTACCACAACGTTCACAGGCATTATTAACTACCTGCTCATTGGCCAGAACAGTTTCACAACCGGGACACCAGTTTACAGCTGCCTTCTTTTTATAAGCCAGGCCCTTTTTAAACATTTTAACAAAAAACCATTGGGTCCACTTATAATAATCTTCTTTGGCTGTTGTAACCTCCCGGTCCCAGTCATAACTTAGACCAAGAGATTTCATCTGTTTTTTCATATTCTTTATATTATCCCAGGTCCAGTCCTGAGGATGGATATTACCATGCTTTATGGCTGCATTTTCAGCCGGAAGTCCAAAGGCATCCCAGCCCATGGGGTGCAATACATTATATCCATTCATCCTCTTAAACCTGGCAATTACATCCCCGATTGAGTATACCCTCACATGGCCCATATGCAAATTACCCGAGGGATAAGGAAACATCTCCAGGACATAATAATTATCCTTATCAGTCTCCTCCTGG encodes:
- a CDS encoding LysE family transporter, which produces MSVGALFVSAFIIGFSGAMMPGPLLTYVINGSLRKGFKAGPLLIVGHAILELILIVLLLLGLNNLFSNQIFTSALGLIGGSILLWMGYGMIKSVIKREISLEGQVENKVNIAGLVLPGAIVSISNPYWVLWWATVGMTYLAKSHQQGVLGTGAFFTGHILADFVWYSFISWLVVFGRKLLNDRMYRGLVALFGIILIYFALMFMYDGVKFFIFS
- a CDS encoding metal-sensitive transcriptional regulator, translating into MNSINDETKKDLLNRLRRIEGQVRGIQKMIEQDKYCVDILTQVVAVRGALKKVGLMVLDEHTHGCVQRAIKDDEGEKIIDELMVVFSKFTD
- a CDS encoding SoxR reducing system RseC family protein; amino-acid sequence: MEELGKVIKTEGDKLTVKIIRRSACSKCGHKCGLAGAHEVDEIEVEVDNTVGAKEGQVVKLEMGEQPLVVASMLVYLLPIISLIAGYFITFSLVKALGFKPSEAAGVIGSIIFFILSFYLLKVVDKFLSFNRKYHPRVSEIVE
- a CDS encoding heavy-metal-associated domain-containing protein, with the translated sequence MEDKKIVLKVEGMKCDNCRDNVEKALKEVEGVEHVDTDLTTGEVKVLCEEKTGIDSLKRAIKKAGYKVK
- the feoB gene encoding ferrous iron transport protein B, producing MDCCDISHKIPIPENDKKIVLVGNPNVGKSIFFNAFTGIYVSVSNYPGTTLDISTGKYKDYVIIDTPGVYGVSSFNDEERVARDVILSADIVVNIVDALHLERDLFLTQQIIDMNIPVIVALNMMDEAIKNGLNIDVKALSKELGVPVIPTVAINGSGLDEVKESIDRATRGHTTLDDNLRLKNLLYDLSDKIGRQAALLVLEGDPYVSQMYGVKALDYREEIYTRRRERVNEIIRQTVSKKEKAPGFKEKLGSIMLNPLGGIPLLFLTLYALYQLIGVFVAQTVVGFTEEILFLGIYEPFIIEFISRFIEPSSFLGQLLIGEFGVLTMAVTYIFGLLLPLVVGFYLFLSILEDSGYMPRIAVLVDRVLNYLGLNGRAIIPMLLGFGCVTMATITTRLLGSRRERIIAIFLLGLAIPCSAQLGVIAGLIAPLGFNYLLTYIATITVVYVIAGTALNKVLPGKSTDLLIDLPPLRVPIIKNVLKKTLVKSKSFIKEAGPIFVLGSIVITLLQTTGTLPAIQNMVAPVTEGLLKLPPESATAFIMGIVRRDFGAAGLNSMSLSSDQTLVALITLTLFVPCIAAMMIMIKERNWKEAVLIWLGSWVTAFGVGGLIAYIL
- a CDS encoding FeoA family protein, with product MTLADVRRGDKFKIVKIPDKKIRAQALRFGISEGARLICGEKVPGGPVVLKCNMQEIAIGRRLAQEIRVKKQEG
- the leuS gene encoding leucine--tRNA ligase; translation: MKGYYNFADIEKKWQDKWEKDGLYKTQEETDKDNYYVLEMFPYPSGNLHMGHVRVYSIGDVIARFKRMNGYNVLHPMGWDAFGLPAENAAIKHGNIHPQDWTWDNIKNMKKQMKSLGLSYDWDREVTTAKEDYYKWTQWFFVKMFKKGLAYKKKAAVNWCPGCETVLANEQVVNNACERCGTEVEEKELEQWFFKITNYAERLLEDHKLLQNWPEKVKIMQRNWIGRSEGMRIKFPVKGSSEEIEVFTTRPDTIFGATYMVLAPEHPLVEKLISGTEKEKEVRQFIDRVKKQKEMERTSPESEKEGLFTGAYAINPMTGEEIPIMIANYVLMGYGTGAIMAVPAHDQRDFDFARKYDLPIRVVIQPEEREEELKDTDLNEAYEGSGHLINSDKYNGLTVKEAFDVMAEDMEKEGIGKREVNYRLRDWLISRQRYWGTPIPIVYCEKCGTVPVPEEELPVVLPRDVEFSPTGESPLAKVDEFVNTTCPVCGGKARRETDTMDTFVDSSWYFLRYTDPKNDKLPFSKENAKKWFPVDQYIGGIEHAILHLLYARFFTKVIYDMDMIDSVEPFTNWLAQGMVLKDGAKMSKSKGNVVDPEDILDRFGADTARLFILFAAPPEKDLEWSDRGVEGAERFLNRVWRLVADNIKEIKNTDQASLDVNSFNKNEKDLYRNLHVTIKRVTEDIGERLNFNTAISAIMELTNATYQYLNGVEKVNYTLIKDIIEKMLLILAPFAPHMTEELWSELGNDESIHIQKWPGYEEKALKKDEVTIVVQVNGKVRDKLQVSADIDEDKLKEQVLELPRIQKYTEGKEIVKTIIIPKKLVNIVVK